The following proteins are co-located in the Escherichia fergusonii ATCC 35469 genome:
- the gorA gene encoding glutathione-disulfide reductase — protein MTKHYDYIAIGGGSGGIASINRAAMYGQKCALIEAKELGGTCVNVGCVPKKVMWHAAQIREAIHMYGPDYGFDTTINKFNWETLIASRTAYIDRIHTSYENVLGKNNVDVIKGFARFVDAKTLEVNGETITADHILIATGGRPSHPDIPGVEYGIDSDGFFALPALPERVAVVGAGYIAVELAGVINGLGAKTHLFVRKHAPLRSFDPMISETLVEVMNSEGPQLHTNAIPKAVVKNADGSLTLELEDGRSETVDCLIWAIGREPANDNINLEAAGVKTNEKGYIVVDKYQNTSVKGIYAVGDNTGAVELTPVAVAAGRRLSERLFNNKPDEHLDYSNIPTVVFSHPPIGTVGLTEPQAREQYGDDQVKVYKSSFTAMYTAVTTHRQPCRMKLVCVGPEEKIVGIHGIGFGMDEMLQGFAVALKMGATKKDFDNTVAIHPTAAEEFVTMR, from the coding sequence ATGACTAAACACTATGATTACATCGCCATCGGCGGCGGCAGCGGCGGTATCGCCTCCATCAACCGCGCGGCTATGTACGGCCAGAAATGCGCGCTGATTGAAGCCAAAGAACTGGGCGGCACCTGCGTGAATGTTGGCTGCGTACCGAAAAAAGTGATGTGGCACGCGGCGCAAATCCGTGAAGCGATCCACATGTACGGCCCGGATTACGGTTTCGATACCACCATCAATAAGTTCAACTGGGAAACGTTGATCGCCAGCCGTACCGCCTATATCGACCGTATTCATACCTCCTATGAAAACGTGCTCGGTAAAAATAACGTTGATGTAATCAAAGGCTTTGCCCGCTTCGTTGATGCCAAAACGCTGGAGGTAAACGGCGAAACCATCACGGCCGATCATATTCTGATCGCCACCGGTGGTCGTCCGAGCCACCCGGATATTCCGGGCGTGGAATACGGTATTGATTCTGATGGTTTCTTTGCCCTTCCTGCTTTGCCAGAGCGCGTGGCGGTTGTTGGCGCGGGTTATATCGCCGTTGAACTGGCGGGCGTGATTAACGGCCTCGGTGCGAAGACGCATCTGTTTGTGCGTAAACATGCGCCGCTGCGCAGCTTCGACCCGATGATCTCTGAAACGCTGGTCGAAGTGATGAACAGCGAAGGCCCGCAGTTGCACACCAACGCCATCCCGAAAGCGGTAGTGAAAAATGCCGACGGCAGCCTGACGCTGGAGCTGGAAGATGGTCGCAGTGAAACGGTGGATTGCCTGATTTGGGCGATTGGTCGCGAGCCTGCCAATGACAACATTAACCTCGAAGCCGCTGGCGTAAAAACCAACGAAAAAGGTTATATCGTCGTCGATAAATATCAAAATACCAGCGTTAAAGGTATTTACGCGGTGGGCGATAACACGGGCGCAGTGGAACTAACACCGGTGGCAGTTGCAGCAGGCCGCCGCCTCTCTGAACGCCTGTTTAATAACAAGCCGGATGAGCATCTGGATTACAGCAACATTCCGACCGTGGTCTTCAGTCATCCGCCGATTGGGACTGTTGGTTTAACGGAACCGCAGGCGCGCGAGCAATACGGCGACGATCAGGTGAAAGTGTATAAATCCTCTTTCACCGCGATGTATACCGCCGTCACCACTCACCGCCAGCCGTGCCGCATGAAGCTGGTGTGCGTTGGACCGGAAGAGAAGATTGTCGGTATTCATGGCATTGGCTTTGGTATGGATGAAATGTTGCAGGGCTTCGCGGTGGCGCTGAAGATGGGCGCAACCAAAAAAGACTTCGACAATACCGTCGCCATTCACCCAACGGCGGCAGAAGAGTTCGTTACCATGCGTTAA
- the dinQ gene encoding damage-inducible type I toxin DinQ, with protein sequence MIDKAIIVLGALIALLELIRFLLQLLN encoded by the coding sequence GTGATTGATAAAGCAATCATCGTTCTTGGGGCGTTAATTGCGCTGCTGGAACTGATCCGCTTCCTGCTTCAGCTTCTGAACTGA
- the arsR gene encoding As(III)-sensing metalloregulatory transcriptional repressor ArsR, translated as MSFLLPIQLFKILADETRLGIVLLLSELGELCVCDLCTALDQSQPKISRHLALLRESGLLLDRKQGKWVHYRLSPHIPAWAAKIIEQAWRCEQEKVQVIVRNLVRQNCSADSKNICS; from the coding sequence ATGTCATTTCTGTTACCCATCCAACTCTTCAAAATTCTTGCCGATGAAACCCGTCTGGGCATCGTTTTACTGCTCAGCGAACTGGGTGAGTTATGCGTCTGCGATCTCTGCACTGCCCTCGATCAGTCGCAGCCCAAGATCTCCCGCCATCTGGCATTACTACGTGAAAGTGGGCTATTGCTGGACCGCAAGCAAGGAAAGTGGGTTCATTACCGTTTATCGCCGCATATTCCAGCATGGGCGGCGAAAATTATTGAGCAGGCCTGGCGATGCGAACAGGAAAAGGTTCAGGTGATTGTCCGTAACCTCGTCAGACAAAATTGTTCCGCAGACAGTAAGAACATTTGTAGTTAA
- the arsB gene encoding arsenite/antimonite:H(+) antiporter ArsB: MLLAGAIFVLTIVLVIWQPKGLGIGWSATLGAVLALVTGVVHPGDIPVVWNIVWNATAAFIAVIIISLLLDESGFFEWAALHVSRWGNGRGRLLFTWIVLLGATVAALFANDGAALILTPIVIAMLLALGFSKGTTLAFVMAAGFIADTASLPLIVSNLVNIVSADFFDLGFREYASVMVPVDIAAIVATLVMLHLFFRKDIPQNYDMALLKSPADAIKDPATFKTGWVVLLLLLVGFFVLEPLGIPVSAIAAVGALILFAVAKRGHAINTGKVLRGAPWQIVIFSLGMYLVVYGLRNAGLTEYLSDVLNVLADNGLWAATLGTGFLTAFLSSIMNNMPTVLVGALSIDGSTASGVIKEAMVYANVIGCDLGPKITPIGSLATLLWLHVLSQKNMTISWGYYFRTGIIMTLPVLFVTLAALALRLSFTS, translated from the coding sequence ATGTTACTGGCGGGCGCTATCTTTGTCCTGACCATCGTATTGGTTATCTGGCAGCCGAAAGGTTTAGGCATCGGCTGGAGTGCGACACTGGGCGCCGTACTGGCGTTAGTTACTGGCGTGGTCCATCCGGGCGATATTCCGGTGGTGTGGAATATCGTCTGGAACGCGACGGCTGCGTTTATTGCCGTCATTATCATCAGCCTGCTGCTGGATGAGTCCGGCTTTTTTGAATGGGCGGCGCTGCACGTCTCACGCTGGGGCAATGGGCGCGGTCGCTTGCTGTTTACCTGGATTGTCCTGCTCGGTGCTACCGTTGCGGCCCTGTTTGCCAATGATGGCGCGGCGCTTATTTTGACGCCGATTGTCATCGCCATGCTGCTGGCTTTAGGGTTCAGCAAAGGCACTACGCTGGCGTTTGTTATGGCGGCCGGATTCATTGCCGATACCGCCAGCCTGCCGCTTATTGTCTCCAATCTGGTGAATATCGTTTCAGCAGATTTCTTTGACCTCGGCTTTCGCGAATATGCCTCGGTGATGGTGCCGGTGGATATCGCCGCGATTGTTGCCACGCTGGTGATGCTGCATCTCTTTTTTCGCAAAGATATTCCGCAGAACTACGACATGGCGCTGCTAAAATCTCCCGCAGATGCGATTAAAGATCCTGCGACGTTCAAAACTGGCTGGGTTGTTTTACTGCTTCTGCTGGTGGGATTTTTCGTCCTGGAACCGCTCGGCATTCCGGTAAGCGCTATTGCGGCAGTAGGCGCGCTGATATTATTTGCCGTCGCTAAACGCGGTCATGCGATTAATACGGGTAAAGTGCTGCGCGGTGCCCCCTGGCAGATTGTCATCTTCTCGCTCGGCATGTATCTGGTGGTTTACGGCCTGCGCAATGCCGGACTAACGGAATATCTTTCTGACGTACTCAACGTGCTGGCGGATAACGGCCTGTGGGCCGCGACGCTCGGTACCGGATTCCTCACCGCCTTCCTCTCTTCTATTATGAACAATATGCCGACGGTACTGGTTGGCGCGTTGTCCATTGATGGCAGCACGGCGTCTGGTGTCATCAAAGAGGCGATGGTTTATGCCAACGTGATTGGCTGCGATTTGGGGCCGAAAATTACACCGATTGGTAGCCTGGCAACGCTGCTCTGGCTGCACGTACTTTCGCAGAAGAATATGACTATCAGCTGGGGATATTACTTCCGTACAGGGATTATCATGACCCTACCGGTGCTGTTTGTGACGCTCGCCGCGCTGGCGCTTCGTCTCTCTTTCACATCGTAA
- the arsC gene encoding glutaredoxin-dependent arsenate reductase codes for MSNITIYHNPACGTSRNTLEMIRNSGTEPTIIYYLETPPTRDELIKLIADMGISVRALLRKNVEPYEELGLAEDKFTDDQLIDFMLQHPILINRPIVVTSLGTRLCRPSEVVLEILPDAQQGAFTKEDGEKVVDEAGKRLK; via the coding sequence ATGAGCAACATTACTATTTATCACAACCCGGCCTGCGGCACGTCGCGTAATACGCTGGAGATGATTCGCAACAGCGGTACAGAACCGACCATTATCTATTATCTGGAAACTCCACCCACACGCGATGAACTGATCAAGCTCATTGCCGATATGGGGATTTCCGTTCGTGCGCTGTTGCGTAAAAACGTTGAGCCGTATGAGGAACTGGGCCTTGCAGAAGATAAATTTACTGACGATCAGTTAATCGACTTTATGCTTCAGCACCCGATTCTGATTAATCGCCCGATTGTAGTGACGTCGCTGGGAACTCGCCTGTGCCGCCCTTCAGAAGTCGTGCTGGAAATTCTGCCAGATGCGCAACAAGGCGCGTTCACCAAGGAAGATGGCGAGAAAGTGGTTGATGAAGCGGGTAAACGCCTGAAATAA
- a CDS encoding ArsR/SmtB family transcription factor, with the protein MQLEEVAKALKELGHPTRLFIFKHLVKAGEQGLPVGELQKQLGIPGSTLSHHISALVSVGLVKQNRESRTLMCVSQYAMLEAIIEFLREECCVNSKTDGEGATKNK; encoded by the coding sequence ATGCAATTGGAAGAGGTCGCTAAGGCACTGAAAGAGTTAGGTCATCCGACCCGTTTGTTCATATTTAAGCATCTGGTCAAAGCGGGGGAACAAGGTTTGCCGGTCGGTGAGTTGCAAAAGCAGCTTGGGATACCCGGCTCTACACTCAGTCACCATATTTCAGCACTGGTATCGGTAGGGTTGGTCAAACAAAACCGTGAGAGTCGGACGCTGATGTGTGTTTCGCAATACGCAATGCTGGAAGCGATAATTGAATTTTTACGTGAGGAGTGCTGCGTAAACAGCAAAACAGATGGCGAAGGAGCCACGAAGAACAAATAA
- a CDS encoding permease, which translates to MSSWLAMLQDAAEMFVFLAVELSLLFIVISAGVSLIRQKVPDHKIQQMMGARKGRGYLLAALLGAVTPFCSCSTIPMLRGLLSAKAGFGPTLTFLFVSPLLNPIIVGLMWVTFGWKVTLLYAIIAAGVSVLASIILDSLRFERHIIASKSSSANCCSPAKTSPGTTYTPIKVSCCSPAAKAIEKPVVNCCSTKAVVSINPIKLATKDALQQFKDVLPYLLLGVLIGSFIYGFIPSEWIAAHAGADNPFAIPLSAVVGIPLYIRAEAVIPLASVLMTKGMGLGALMALIIGSAGASLTEVILLKSMFRMPMIAAFLTVILGMAILMGYLTQALF; encoded by the coding sequence ATGAGTAGTTGGCTTGCGATGCTGCAAGATGCCGCAGAGATGTTTGTGTTTCTCGCCGTCGAGCTTTCTTTGCTGTTTATAGTGATTAGTGCCGGTGTCAGCCTGATAAGACAAAAGGTGCCAGACCATAAAATCCAGCAGATGATGGGGGCCAGAAAAGGGAGAGGCTATCTCCTGGCTGCTCTGTTGGGAGCCGTTACCCCGTTCTGTAGTTGCTCGACAATACCCATGCTACGTGGATTGTTGTCAGCGAAAGCCGGGTTTGGTCCGACTCTCACTTTTTTATTTGTTTCACCGTTACTTAATCCCATTATCGTCGGGTTAATGTGGGTGACCTTTGGTTGGAAAGTTACCTTGTTGTACGCGATTATCGCCGCCGGCGTCTCCGTACTTGCCAGTATTATCCTGGATTCTCTGAGATTTGAACGTCATATCATTGCCAGTAAAAGCTCATCAGCAAATTGTTGCTCTCCAGCCAAAACTTCGCCGGGGACGACATATACGCCAATAAAAGTGAGTTGCTGTAGTCCAGCGGCTAAAGCCATTGAGAAACCTGTAGTAAACTGTTGCAGTACCAAAGCTGTGGTAAGTATTAATCCCATAAAACTAGCCACCAAAGATGCGTTGCAACAGTTTAAAGATGTACTGCCATATCTTTTGTTAGGGGTGTTAATAGGCTCTTTTATTTATGGCTTTATTCCCTCAGAGTGGATTGCCGCTCATGCAGGGGCAGATAATCCCTTCGCCATCCCATTGAGCGCCGTTGTCGGTATTCCGCTGTATATCCGGGCTGAGGCAGTTATCCCTCTGGCATCTGTTCTGATGACAAAAGGAATGGGTCTGGGGGCATTAATGGCATTAATCATCGGCAGTGCCGGAGCAAGTTTGACAGAAGTGATATTACTTAAATCTATGTTCAGAATGCCGATGATAGCTGCATTCCTGACGGTTATATTAGGTATGGCTATTCTTATGGGATATTTGACTCAAGCCCTGTTTTAA
- a CDS encoding alpha,alpha-trehalase: MLNQKIQNPNPDELMIEIDLCYELDPYELKLDEMIEAEPEPEMIEGLPASDALTPADRYLELFEHVQSAKIFPDSKTFPDCAPKMDPLDILIRYRKVRRHRDFDLRQFVENHFWLPEVYSSEYVSNPENSLKEHIDQLWPVLTREPQDHIPWSSLLALPQSYIVPGGRFSETYYWDSYFTMLGLAESGREDLLKCMADNFAWMIENYGHIPNGNRTYYLSRSQPPVFALMVELFEEDGVRGARRYLDHLKMEYAFWMDGAESLIPNQAYRHVVRMPDGSLLNRYWDDRDTPRDESWLEDVETAKHSGRPPNEVYRDLRAGAASGWDYSSRWLRDAGRLASIRTTQFIPIDLNAFLFKLESAIANISALKGDKETETLFRQKANARRDAVNRYLWDDENGIYRDYDWRREQLALFSAAAIVPLYVGMASHEQADRLGDAVRNRLLTPGGILATEYETGEQWDKPNGWAPLQWMAIQGFKMYGDDHLGDEIAHSWLQTVNLFYQQHHKLIEKYHIAGGTPREGGGGEYPLQDGFGWTNGVVRRLISLYGEP; encoded by the coding sequence ATGCTCAATCAGAAAATCCAAAATCCTAATCCAGACGAACTGATGATCGAGATCGATCTCTGCTATGAACTGGATCCGTATGAGTTAAAACTGGATGAGATGATAGAAGCAGAACCGGAGCCAGAGATGATTGAGGGGCTTCCTGCCTCCGATGCTCTGACACCTGCCGACCGTTATCTCGAACTGTTTGAGCACGTGCAGTCGGCGAAAATTTTTCCCGACAGCAAAACGTTTCCTGACTGCGCACCGAAAATGGACCCGCTCGATATTTTAATTCGCTATCGCAAAGTCCGTCGTCACCGGGATTTCGATTTACGCCAGTTTGTGGAAAATCACTTCTGGCTACCGGAAGTCTATTCCAGCGAGTATGTCTCTAACCCGGAGAACTCCCTGAAAGAGCACATTGACCAGCTATGGCCTGTACTCACCCGCGAACCACAGGATCATATTCCCTGGTCATCACTGTTGGCGCTACCGCAATCCTATATCGTTCCCGGCGGACGATTTAGCGAAACGTACTACTGGGATTCCTACTTCACCATGCTGGGGCTGGCGGAAAGTGGCCGCGAAGATTTGCTGAAATGCATGGCTGATAACTTTGCCTGGATGATCGAAAACTATGGTCATATCCCTAATGGCAACCGTACCTACTATTTAAGCCGCTCGCAGCCACCCGTTTTTGCTTTGATGGTGGAACTGTTTGAAGAAGATGGCGTACGCGGCGCACGCCGTTACCTGGACCATCTGAAAATGGAATATGCCTTTTGGATGGATGGCGCAGAGTCACTTATCCCTAATCAAGCCTATCGTCATGTGGTAAGAATGCCTGACGGCTCGCTGCTCAATCGTTACTGGGATGACCGCGATACCCCACGCGATGAGTCGTGGCTGGAGGATGTGGAAACGGCAAAACATTCTGGTCGCCCTCCTAATGAGGTGTATCGTGATTTGCGTGCAGGCGCAGCTTCCGGCTGGGATTACTCCTCCCGTTGGCTACGTGATGCCGGACGGCTGGCAAGTATTCGCACAACACAGTTTATTCCCATCGATCTCAACGCGTTTCTGTTCAAACTGGAGAGTGCTATCGCCAATATCTCAGCGCTAAAAGGCGATAAGGAGACGGAAACACTGTTTCGCCAGAAAGCCAACGCCCGCCGCGATGCGGTAAACCGTTATCTCTGGGATGATGAAAATGGTATTTACCGTGATTACGACTGGCGACGCGAGCAGTTAGCTCTGTTTTCTGCCGCTGCAATTGTGCCGCTGTATGTTGGTATGGCGAGCCATGAACAGGCAGATCGGTTGGGCGATGCTGTCCGCAACCGTCTTTTAACACCAGGCGGCATATTAGCGACAGAGTATGAAACAGGCGAACAGTGGGATAAACCCAACGGCTGGGCACCGCTGCAATGGATGGCGATTCAGGGCTTTAAAATGTATGGTGATGACCATCTTGGCGATGAAATTGCCCATAGCTGGTTACAAACTGTAAACCTGTTTTATCAACAGCATCATAAGCTTATCGAGAAGTATCACATTGCGGGCGGTACACCGCGTGAAGGGGGCGGTGGTGAATATCCATTACAGGATGGTTTTGGCTGGACAAACGGTGTTGTCCGGCGGTTAATCAGCCTCTATGGTGAACCTTAA
- a CDS encoding response regulator transcription factor, protein MQIVMFDRQSIFIHGMKISLSQRIPGISIQGVSQADELWQKLTENPEALMMLDGDLEIEFCYWLLEKTVQQFPQLKVLVTASDCGKKGLAELTQFNVLAVVPRDSGAETFALALNSVVMGMMFLPGDWLSMPETESRDIKTLSVRQREILTMLAAGESNKEIGRALNISTGTVKAHLESLYRRLDVKNRTQAAMMLNHLS, encoded by the coding sequence ATGCAAATCGTAATGTTTGACAGGCAGTCAATATTTATTCATGGAATGAAGATCAGTTTATCGCAACGTATTCCAGGTATAAGTATCCAGGGTGTCAGTCAGGCAGATGAGCTCTGGCAAAAACTGACAGAAAACCCCGAGGCATTGATGATGCTTGATGGTGACCTGGAAATAGAGTTTTGTTACTGGTTACTTGAGAAGACTGTGCAACAATTTCCTCAACTGAAAGTGTTAGTTACAGCTTCTGATTGCGGCAAAAAAGGCCTGGCTGAACTCACTCAGTTTAATGTGCTGGCAGTCGTGCCACGAGACTCCGGTGCCGAAACTTTTGCGTTGGCGCTTAACAGCGTTGTGATGGGCATGATGTTTTTACCCGGTGACTGGCTGAGTATGCCCGAAACCGAATCACGGGATATTAAAACACTGAGTGTCCGGCAGCGTGAAATATTAACGATGCTTGCCGCCGGGGAGTCCAATAAAGAGATTGGGCGGGCGTTAAATATCAGCACCGGAACGGTGAAAGCCCATCTGGAATCACTGTACCGACGGCTGGATGTTAAAAATCGTACCCAGGCGGCGATGATGTTAAATCACCTTTCCTGA
- the yhjD gene encoding inner membrane protein YhjD, which yields MTQENDLKRPTQELEHKPIHPVQNEAHYENEASSKAGETLKILTSTAEKIQRQPTIAHLIRATERFNDRLGNQFGAAITYFSFLSMIPILMVSFAAAGFVLASHPMLLQDIFNKILLNISDPALAATLKNTINTAVQQRTTVGLVGLAVALYSGINWMGNLREAIRAQSRDVWERTPQDQEKFWLKYLRDFISLIGLLIALIVTLSITSIAGSAQQLIINTLHLNSIEWLKPTWRLIGLAISIFANYLLFFWIFWRLPRHRPRRRALIRGTFIAAIGFEVIKIVMTYTLPSLMKSPSGAAFGSVLGLMAFFYFFARLTLFCAAWIATAQYKDDPRMPGKNHA from the coding sequence ATGACGCAGGAAAATGATCTAAAACGTCCGACTCAGGAACTGGAACATAAGCCGATTCACCCCGTGCAGAACGAAGCGCACTACGAAAATGAGGCGAGCAGTAAAGCCGGTGAAACGCTGAAAATATTGACTTCCACGGCAGAAAAAATTCAGCGCCAGCCAACCATCGCCCATCTAATCCGTGCAACTGAACGTTTTAACGATCGCCTTGGAAATCAGTTCGGTGCGGCGATCACCTATTTCTCATTTTTATCGATGATCCCCATTTTGATGGTGTCATTTGCAGCGGCAGGTTTTGTCCTCGCTTCTCACCCCATGCTGTTACAGGATATTTTTAATAAAATTCTGCTTAACATCAGTGATCCTGCCCTTGCCGCCACATTGAAAAATACCATTAATACCGCCGTGCAACAGCGTACGACTGTTGGTCTGGTGGGGCTGGCTGTCGCACTTTATTCGGGTATTAACTGGATGGGTAATCTGCGTGAGGCCATCCGTGCGCAGTCACGGGATGTCTGGGAACGTACACCGCAGGACCAGGAGAAGTTTTGGCTGAAGTACCTGCGTGACTTTATCTCATTAATTGGCTTGCTGATTGCTTTAATCGTGACACTGTCCATCACGTCAATCGCCGGTTCTGCGCAGCAATTGATCATTAACACACTGCATCTCAACAGTATTGAGTGGCTGAAACCGACATGGCGCTTAATTGGTCTGGCTATTTCGATTTTTGCCAATTATCTGCTTTTCTTCTGGATTTTCTGGCGCCTTCCACGCCATCGCCCACGTCGCAGAGCGTTGATCCGTGGAACATTTATTGCCGCCATTGGTTTTGAAGTGATCAAAATTGTGATGACTTACACTCTGCCATCGCTGATGAAATCCCCCTCCGGTGCCGCCTTTGGTTCGGTACTCGGTCTGATGGCGTTCTTCTACTTCTTTGCCCGCCTGACACTTTTCTGTGCGGCATGGATTGCTACCGCGCAATATAAAGACGATCCCCGAATGCCAGGCAAAAACCACGCATAA
- a CDS encoding MFS transporter encodes MQATATTLENNQEFTPVNSRNKVLVASLIGTAIEFFDFYIYATAAVIVFPHIFFPQGDPTAATLQSLATFAIAFVARPIGSAVFGHFGDRVGRKTTLVASLLTMGISTVLIGLLPGYATIGIFAPLLLALARFGQGLGLGGEWGGAALLATENAPPRKRALYGSFPQLGAPIGFFFANGTFLLLSWILTDEQFMSWGWRVPFIFSAVLVIIGLYVRVSLHESPVFEKVAKAKKQVKIPLGTLLTKHVRVTVLGTFIMLATYTLFYIMTVYSMTFSTAAAPVGLGLPRNEVLWMLMMAVIGFAVMVPLAGLLADAFGRRKSMVVITTLIILFALFAFNPLLGSGNPALVFVFLLLGLSLMGLTFGPMGALLPELFPTEVRYTGASFSYNVSSILGASVAPYIAAWLQTNYGLGAVGLYLAAMAGLTLIALLLTHETRHQSL; translated from the coding sequence ATGCAAGCAACAGCCACAACACTCGAAAATAACCAGGAATTCACGCCGGTAAACTCGCGTAATAAAGTTCTGGTCGCCTCACTCATCGGTACTGCCATTGAGTTCTTTGACTTCTATATCTATGCCACTGCGGCAGTTATCGTATTTCCGCATATCTTCTTCCCGCAGGGCGATCCAACCGCCGCCACATTACAGTCACTTGCCACTTTTGCCATCGCCTTTGTGGCGCGACCGATAGGCTCAGCAGTGTTTGGTCACTTCGGCGACCGCGTGGGGCGTAAAACTACACTGGTAGCGTCTTTGCTGACGATGGGGATCTCCACGGTGTTAATTGGCCTGCTGCCAGGTTACGCAACCATTGGTATTTTTGCGCCATTATTGCTGGCGCTGGCGCGTTTTGGCCAGGGGCTTGGGCTGGGGGGGGAATGGGGAGGCGCAGCACTTCTGGCGACCGAAAACGCGCCACCGCGTAAGCGTGCACTGTACGGCTCTTTCCCGCAGTTGGGTGCGCCAATTGGCTTCTTCTTTGCTAACGGCACATTCCTGCTGCTTTCGTGGATACTGACCGATGAGCAATTTATGAGCTGGGGATGGCGCGTACCGTTTATCTTCTCCGCCGTGCTGGTCATTATTGGCTTGTATGTTCGCGTTTCACTGCATGAATCACCGGTGTTTGAGAAAGTCGCTAAAGCGAAAAAACAGGTGAAGATCCCGCTGGGTACATTGCTGACTAAACATGTTCGCGTAACCGTACTGGGTACGTTCATTATGCTGGCAACCTACACGTTGTTTTACATCATGACTGTCTACTCAATGACCTTCAGTACCGCAGCGGCGCCTGTTGGCCTTGGTTTACCGCGTAACGAAGTACTGTGGATGTTGATGATGGCGGTTATCGGTTTTGCAGTGATGGTTCCGTTGGCGGGTCTGCTGGCAGATGCTTTTGGTCGCCGTAAAAGTATGGTGGTGATCACTACGCTTATCATTCTGTTTGCCCTGTTTGCCTTTAACCCACTGTTGGGTTCTGGTAATCCGGCATTGGTGTTTGTTTTCCTGCTGCTGGGCTTGAGTTTGATGGGCCTGACCTTTGGTCCGATGGGGGCGCTTCTGCCGGAGTTGTTCCCGACGGAAGTCCGTTATACCGGAGCATCGTTCTCTTATAACGTATCGTCGATTCTCGGGGCGTCTGTTGCGCCGTATATCGCGGCCTGGTTGCAGACTAACTATGGGTTAGGCGCGGTGGGGTTATATCTGGCGGCGATGGCCGGACTGACGTTAATTGCCCTGCTGTTAACGCATGAGACGCGGCACCAGTCGTTGTAG